Proteins found in one Aquibium microcysteis genomic segment:
- a CDS encoding sugar-binding protein has translation MRLHTTALALSLAAALAATTAVAEEKKSMAFVVNGASDFWKLAEAGVKKAQAELPGYDLQFKYPEQAAAAVQQRLMDDLVAAGVSAIMVSAVDPKSSTDALNRIGGQVPLFTTDSDAPDTNRIAYIGSSNGDAGRQAGEIALKALPDGGKCIGFVGLPGADNARERIEGMKAAIAGSKVELVDVRGDDIDMTRAKRNVEDALAANPDIDCMVGFYSYNPPRIYEVLKESGKLGAVTVIAFDEDPITLGGVREGSIAGTVVQQPYEWGYQGMKLMAKFLEGDKSGIPADGLVIVPTKIIDKGNVDAFEAELKSRISG, from the coding sequence ATGAGACTCCACACCACGGCCCTGGCGCTGTCGCTTGCGGCGGCGCTCGCCGCCACGACGGCGGTCGCTGAGGAGAAGAAGTCGATGGCCTTCGTGGTCAACGGCGCGTCCGATTTCTGGAAGCTCGCCGAGGCGGGCGTGAAGAAGGCGCAGGCCGAACTGCCCGGCTACGATCTGCAGTTCAAATATCCCGAGCAGGCCGCCGCCGCCGTGCAGCAGCGCCTGATGGACGACCTCGTCGCCGCCGGCGTCTCGGCCATCATGGTCAGCGCCGTCGACCCGAAATCCTCCACCGACGCGCTCAACCGCATCGGCGGCCAGGTGCCGCTGTTCACCACCGATTCCGACGCGCCCGACACCAACCGCATCGCCTATATCGGCTCGTCCAACGGCGATGCCGGCCGGCAGGCCGGCGAGATCGCACTGAAGGCCCTGCCCGACGGCGGCAAGTGCATCGGCTTCGTCGGCCTTCCCGGCGCCGACAACGCGCGCGAGCGCATCGAGGGCATGAAGGCGGCCATCGCCGGCTCGAAGGTGGAGCTCGTCGACGTGCGCGGCGACGACATCGACATGACGCGGGCCAAGCGCAACGTCGAGGACGCGCTCGCCGCCAATCCCGACATCGACTGCATGGTCGGTTTCTACTCCTACAACCCGCCGCGCATCTACGAGGTGCTGAAGGAATCCGGCAAGCTCGGCGCGGTCACCGTGATCGCCTTCGACGAGGATCCGATCACGCTCGGCGGCGTCCGCGAGGGCTCAATCGCCGGAACGGTCGTCCAGCAGCCCTACGAATGGGGATACCAGGGCATGAAGCTGATGGCGAAGTTCCTGGAGGGCGACAAATCCGGCATTCCCGCCGACGGTCTGGTCATCGTCCCGACGAAGATCATCGACAAGGGCAATGTCGACGCGTTCGAGGCCGAGCTGAAGTCCAGGATCAGCGGCTGA
- a CDS encoding sugar ABC transporter ATP-binding protein: MPTPLLAMTGISRTYPGVRALDDVSLSVMPGEVLGIVGENGAGKSTLMKILGGVIAPSAGTITIDGEDLPALTVARSMAAGIAFVHQELNLFDNLGVAANVFIGREPLRAGPLRLVDERELERRTAPLLGQLGADFDAAAPVARLSLAQRQIVEIAKALSLKARLVIMDEPTSSLTSTETERLLAVIARLKADGVAVILITHRLAEIEHAADRVVVLRDGRCVAELPQAQIAAPAMIRHMIGRGLDAVYRSPAAPPGAPVLEFEAVRTAYRPDQTVNLAVRRGEILGLAGLVGSGRTELACAAFGLQPPLSGTVRIDGRPLPPASPRSAIAAGLYLVPEDRKRCGLVLDFPIRANVTLANLRAYARRGLVNRAAEDREAVAQCARLDIRTPGIAVRAGSLSGGNQQKVVLARWLSMRPVVLIFDEPTRGIDVGAKSEIYRLMRQLSDEGVGILMISSDMEEIIGVSDRVAVMHEGRIAGLLERDGLSEAAILSLAVGRLAAQDH; the protein is encoded by the coding sequence ATGCCGACACCCCTTCTCGCGATGACGGGCATCTCCCGGACCTATCCCGGCGTCCGGGCGCTCGACGACGTCAGCCTGTCCGTCATGCCGGGCGAGGTCCTCGGCATCGTCGGCGAGAACGGCGCCGGCAAGTCGACCTTGATGAAGATCCTCGGCGGCGTCATCGCCCCGAGCGCCGGAACCATCACCATCGACGGCGAGGACCTGCCCGCCCTGACGGTCGCGCGATCGATGGCGGCGGGGATCGCCTTCGTCCACCAGGAACTCAACCTCTTCGACAATCTCGGCGTCGCCGCCAACGTCTTCATCGGCCGCGAACCCTTGAGGGCAGGCCCGCTGCGCCTCGTCGACGAACGGGAGCTCGAGCGCCGCACGGCGCCGCTGCTCGGCCAGCTCGGGGCCGATTTCGATGCCGCCGCGCCGGTCGCACGTCTGTCGCTGGCACAGCGCCAGATCGTCGAGATCGCCAAGGCGCTGTCGCTGAAGGCCCGTCTCGTCATCATGGACGAGCCGACCTCGAGCCTGACGTCGACCGAGACCGAGCGGCTGCTCGCCGTGATCGCCCGCCTGAAGGCCGACGGCGTCGCCGTCATCCTCATCACCCACCGCCTTGCCGAGATCGAGCATGCTGCAGACCGGGTCGTCGTGCTCCGCGACGGCCGGTGCGTCGCCGAACTGCCGCAGGCGCAGATCGCCGCGCCGGCCATGATACGCCACATGATCGGCCGCGGCCTCGACGCTGTCTACCGGTCGCCCGCCGCCCCGCCGGGCGCGCCGGTGCTGGAGTTCGAAGCCGTCCGCACCGCCTACAGGCCCGATCAGACGGTGAACCTCGCGGTCCGCCGCGGCGAGATCCTCGGCCTCGCCGGACTCGTCGGCTCCGGCCGCACCGAACTCGCCTGCGCCGCCTTCGGGCTGCAGCCGCCGCTCTCCGGCACGGTCCGCATCGACGGCCGGCCGCTCCCGCCCGCCTCCCCCAGGAGCGCCATCGCCGCCGGCCTCTACCTCGTCCCCGAGGACCGCAAGCGCTGCGGCCTCGTCCTCGACTTCCCGATCCGCGCCAACGTCACGCTCGCCAACCTCCGCGCCTATGCCCGCCGCGGCCTCGTCAACCGCGCCGCCGAGGATCGGGAGGCCGTCGCGCAATGCGCGCGCCTCGACATCCGGACACCCGGCATTGCCGTCCGGGCGGGGTCGCTGTCCGGCGGCAACCAGCAGAAGGTCGTGCTCGCCAGATGGCTGTCGATGCGTCCGGTCGTCCTGATCTTCGACGAGCCGACGCGGGGCATCGACGTCGGCGCCAAGAGCGAGATCTACCGGCTGATGCGGCAGCTCTCCGACGAGGGCGTCGGCATCCTGATGATCTCGTCCGACATGGAGGAGATCATCGGCGTCAGCGACCGCGTCGCCGTGATGCACGAGGGCCGCATCGCCGGCCTTCTCGAACGGGACGGCCTGAGCGAGGCGGCCATCCTGTCGCTCGCCGTCGGCCGCCTCGCCGCGCAGGACCACTGA
- a CDS encoding ABC transporter permease, which yields MSRKDLGLLALILVVGAVVATINPRFLSPINLANTANLIGLFGIFAVAQAFVIISGGIELSVGSIIALLGVIFVDLVAGGAIPPGMAAILVLALGCLMGLAHGLLITKMGLQPFVVTLCGLLIYRGAARYYTEDATAGFPFGASFPLLEWLTTGRFFGVPHSLIAFLAITIVMGVVLHRSVYGRHLFAVGRNEEAARYSGIDADRIVIAAYVICCGLTAVSAIFVAMYTRSISPSSHGSFYELYAIAAAVLGGCSLRGGEGSILGVVLGTVLLQILQNLVNLLGIPSSLNFAVMGSVILLGVIADREFGRRSAGRG from the coding sequence ATCAGCCGCAAGGACCTCGGCCTCCTCGCCCTCATCCTCGTCGTCGGCGCCGTCGTCGCGACCATCAACCCGCGCTTCCTGTCGCCGATCAACCTCGCCAACACCGCCAACCTGATCGGCCTCTTCGGCATCTTCGCGGTGGCGCAGGCCTTCGTGATCATCTCCGGCGGCATCGAATTGTCGGTCGGCTCGATCATCGCGCTGCTCGGCGTGATCTTCGTCGACCTCGTCGCCGGCGGCGCCATCCCCCCCGGCATGGCCGCGATCCTCGTGCTCGCGCTCGGCTGCCTGATGGGGCTCGCGCACGGCCTGCTGATCACGAAGATGGGTCTCCAGCCCTTCGTGGTCACGCTCTGCGGCCTGCTGATCTACCGCGGCGCCGCCCGCTACTACACCGAGGACGCAACCGCCGGCTTTCCCTTCGGCGCCTCGTTCCCGCTGCTCGAATGGCTGACGACCGGCCGCTTCTTCGGCGTGCCGCACAGCCTCATCGCCTTCCTCGCCATCACGATCGTCATGGGCGTCGTCCTCCACCGCTCGGTCTACGGCCGCCATCTCTTCGCCGTCGGCAGGAACGAGGAGGCCGCACGCTACAGCGGCATCGACGCCGACCGCATCGTCATCGCCGCCTACGTCATCTGCTGCGGCCTGACCGCCGTCTCCGCCATCTTCGTCGCCATGTACACCCGCTCGATCTCCCCATCCTCGCACGGCAGCTTCTACGAACTCTACGCCATCGCCGCCGCCGTCCTCGGCGGCTGCTCGCTGCGCGGCGGCGAAGGCTCCATCCTCGGCGTCGTGCTCGGCACCGTCCTGCTCCAGATCCTCCAGAACCTCGTCAACCTGCTGGGCATCCCGAGTTCCCTCAACTTCGCGGTGATGGGCTCGGTGATCCTGCTCGGGGTCATTGCGGACAGGGAGTTTGGAAGGCGGAGCGCGGGGCGGGGGTGA
- a CDS encoding GNAT family N-acetyltransferase encodes MDVLDRYFRTQAGQDVRRRVASCFVLVEDDRVPLAFSTLAATSIALSDLPATLAKRLPRYPTVPATLLGRLAVDRRHRGRRLGEHMLLDAFARVLRSEIATFAILVDAKDEAAAAFYRAYDFLPLDNAGRRLFIPMVEVARLFA; translated from the coding sequence GTGGACGTGCTCGACCGATATTTCCGCACCCAAGCCGGTCAGGACGTTCGCCGACGCGTCGCCTCCTGTTTCGTCCTCGTCGAGGATGATCGCGTGCCTCTCGCGTTCTCGACACTCGCCGCGACATCGATCGCGCTGTCCGACCTTCCGGCAACGCTGGCCAAGCGCTTGCCGCGCTATCCCACCGTACCGGCGACGTTGCTGGGGCGCCTCGCCGTCGACCGGCGCCATCGGGGACGCCGACTGGGCGAGCACATGCTTCTGGATGCATTCGCGCGAGTGCTGCGCAGCGAGATCGCCACATTCGCTATCCTGGTCGACGCGAAGGACGAAGCCGCCGCCGCCTTCTACCGCGCCTATGACTTCCTTCCCCTGGACAACGCCGGCCGTCGTCTTTTCATCCCGATGGTCGAGGTCGCCCGCCTCTTCGCCTGA
- a CDS encoding DUF1778 domain-containing protein: MKRAAGKRRVAARSERLEARVSSDQKELFLRAAELQGRTLTDFVIASVHEAAVRTLEDLQSVRLAVDESRAFAEALLNPREPGPRLAAAARRYVASVAAHDPNAR, translated from the coding sequence ATGAAACGTGCGGCGGGCAAAAGGCGGGTCGCGGCCCGGAGCGAGCGACTGGAGGCGCGCGTGTCCTCCGATCAGAAGGAACTGTTCCTCCGTGCCGCCGAGTTGCAGGGCCGAACGCTCACGGACTTCGTCATCGCGAGCGTGCACGAGGCCGCCGTGCGCACCCTTGAGGACCTGCAGTCGGTCAGGTTGGCGGTTGATGAAAGCCGCGCTTTTGCCGAGGCTCTTCTGAACCCGCGAGAACCAGGCCCGCGACTTGCCGCGGCCGCGCGACGCTATGTGGCGTCGGTTGCGGCGCATGATCCGAACGCTCGTTAG
- a CDS encoding DUF1778 domain-containing protein, with protein sequence MPRAAENANKRLTLRVSPETKAKLARAAALRNTDLTSFVTQSALREAEAVIEAADIVRLTTRDHARVLELLENPPRPNAKLRAVIAALPNSL encoded by the coding sequence ATGCCCAGAGCCGCCGAGAATGCCAACAAGCGCTTGACCCTGAGGGTCTCCCCGGAGACGAAGGCCAAGCTCGCGCGCGCCGCTGCGCTGCGCAACACCGATCTGACCAGCTTCGTCACACAGAGCGCCTTGCGTGAAGCCGAAGCCGTGATCGAGGCGGCCGACATCGTCCGCCTGACGACGCGCGACCATGCGCGCGTGCTCGAACTCCTGGAGAATCCGCCCAGGCCCAACGCAAAGCTGCGGGCGGTGATCGCGGCGTTGCCCAATAGTCTGTGA
- a CDS encoding FGGY-family carbohydrate kinase gives MAEGQSYLLGLDAGNTVIKAVLFDAAGRQIAQHAIDGKTHKPAPGMVERSVPELWQNARAAIAGCIASAGIDPRAIAAIGTAGHGNGLYLLDRDGQALIGIQSLDTRAAGLAAELDRAAGAALHAIALQRPWPSQTPVLLAWLKRHRPDLYAKAGTLLFAKDVVTFHLTGERVSEISDMSGAGLLRLPEAAYDDALLSLYGIADGKALLPPLHQPSSVVGAVTPEAAAATGLAAGTPVVAGYFDVVASALGSGAVGAGAASIVAGSWSINQVFSDAPVRDERVFMVAAWRPGRFLNMENSATSAANLEWYVRTLVERGGHHDDPFDFVNRAVGAVEPAPDDPLFHPFLYGGRQGAHQRGGFLGLAGWHGEGHLLRAIFEGVMFEHRRHVAVLAEAGVTFATAALSGGGSRSPHWPQMFADGLGVAVTVAEARETGALGAAIAAAIGAGLYPDEAAAVAAMTRPARTYVPDPAMRAHYDRRYAIWSRWTEAMEPLWRAMAGEGAG, from the coding sequence GTGGCTGAGGGGCAGAGCTACCTGCTGGGGCTCGACGCCGGCAACACGGTCATCAAGGCGGTGCTGTTCGACGCGGCCGGCCGGCAGATCGCCCAGCATGCCATCGACGGGAAGACACACAAGCCGGCGCCCGGCATGGTCGAGCGGTCGGTGCCCGAACTCTGGCAGAACGCCAGGGCGGCGATTGCCGGCTGCATCGCTTCGGCCGGCATCGACCCGCGCGCCATCGCGGCGATCGGGACCGCCGGGCACGGCAACGGCCTCTACCTGCTCGACCGCGACGGCCAGGCCCTGATCGGCATCCAGTCGCTCGACACGCGCGCCGCCGGGCTTGCGGCGGAGCTCGACCGCGCGGCGGGGGCAGCACTTCACGCCATCGCGCTGCAGCGGCCGTGGCCGTCGCAGACGCCGGTTCTTCTCGCCTGGCTGAAGCGGCACAGGCCGGACCTCTACGCGAAGGCGGGCACGCTGCTGTTCGCCAAGGACGTGGTGACCTTTCACCTGACGGGCGAGCGCGTCAGCGAGATCTCCGACATGTCGGGCGCCGGCCTGCTGCGGCTGCCGGAAGCCGCCTATGACGACGCGCTGCTCTCGCTCTACGGCATCGCGGATGGAAAGGCCCTGCTGCCGCCGCTGCACCAGCCATCGAGCGTCGTCGGCGCCGTCACGCCCGAGGCGGCCGCGGCGACCGGGCTCGCGGCAGGCACGCCGGTGGTGGCGGGCTATTTCGACGTCGTCGCCTCCGCGCTCGGATCGGGTGCGGTTGGCGCGGGGGCCGCCTCGATCGTCGCCGGCAGCTGGTCGATCAACCAGGTGTTCTCGGACGCCCCGGTGCGCGACGAGCGGGTGTTCATGGTGGCGGCGTGGCGCCCCGGGCGCTTCCTCAACATGGAAAACAGCGCCACCTCGGCGGCGAACCTCGAATGGTACGTGCGCACGCTGGTGGAACGCGGCGGCCACCACGACGATCCGTTCGATTTCGTCAACCGCGCCGTCGGGGCGGTCGAGCCCGCGCCCGACGATCCGCTGTTCCATCCGTTCCTCTATGGCGGACGACAGGGCGCCCACCAGCGCGGCGGCTTCCTCGGCCTGGCCGGCTGGCACGGCGAGGGGCACCTGCTGCGGGCGATCTTCGAAGGCGTGATGTTCGAGCACCGGCGGCATGTCGCGGTGCTGGCTGAAGCCGGCGTCACCTTCGCCACCGCCGCGCTCTCCGGCGGCGGCTCCCGCTCGCCGCACTGGCCCCAGATGTTCGCCGACGGCCTCGGCGTCGCGGTCACCGTCGCCGAAGCGCGCGAAACCGGCGCGCTGGGCGCCGCCATCGCCGCCGCGATCGGGGCCGGGCTGTACCCCGACGAAGCCGCCGCGGTGGCGGCAATGACGCGTCCGGCCCGGACCTACGTGCCCGACCCGGCGATGCGGGCGCATTACGACCGGCGGTATGCGATCTGGAGCCGGTGGACGGAGGCGATGGAACCGCTGTGGCGGGCGATGGCGGGGGAAGGGGCGGGGTGA
- a CDS encoding class I fructose-bisphosphate aldolase, translating to MKLSTKARMNRLFTNGGCLDVAVDHGVCNEPGFLAGLEDMPGVVDTLVRARPDAIQMAYGQADLLQGRPEKDKPALVMRIDMGNPYNAERHRVMWSMLQNQDEPLVGALEMDAACVVVNLFMLPDEPELFRQCVENIARVRADCHRYGMPLMIEPLVMLPNAVRGGYQVDGDTKKIVTLVRLAAEMGADIIKADPTDDPEDFHKVVEAARVPVLVRGGGREELKAVLAKSAVLMRQGAKGMVYGRNVYQHANPKAVVAALMAIIHQGADGEGALEVYARG from the coding sequence ATGAAACTGAGCACCAAGGCGCGGATGAACCGGCTGTTCACGAATGGCGGCTGCCTCGACGTCGCCGTCGACCACGGCGTCTGCAACGAGCCGGGCTTCCTGGCGGGTCTGGAGGACATGCCGGGCGTGGTCGACACGCTGGTGCGCGCAAGGCCCGACGCGATCCAGATGGCCTACGGCCAGGCCGACCTGCTGCAGGGCCGGCCGGAGAAGGACAAGCCGGCGCTGGTGATGCGCATCGACATGGGCAACCCCTACAATGCCGAGCGCCACCGCGTGATGTGGTCGATGCTGCAGAACCAGGACGAGCCGCTCGTCGGCGCGCTGGAGATGGATGCGGCCTGCGTGGTGGTGAACCTGTTCATGCTGCCCGACGAGCCGGAGCTGTTCCGCCAATGCGTGGAAAACATCGCCCGCGTGCGCGCCGACTGCCACCGCTACGGCATGCCGCTGATGATCGAGCCGCTGGTGATGCTGCCGAACGCCGTGCGCGGCGGGTATCAGGTCGACGGCGACACGAAGAAGATCGTCACGCTGGTGCGGCTCGCCGCCGAGATGGGCGCCGACATCATCAAGGCCGATCCGACCGACGACCCGGAGGATTTCCACAAGGTGGTGGAGGCGGCGCGCGTGCCCGTGCTGGTGCGCGGCGGCGGCAGGGAGGAGCTGAAGGCGGTGCTGGCGAAATCGGCCGTGCTGATGCGGCAGGGCGCGAAGGGCATGGTCTATGGCCGCAACGTCTACCAGCACGCCAATCCGAAGGCGGTGGTGGCCGCGCTGATGGCGATCATCCACCAGGGAGCGGACGGCGAGGGCGCCCTCGAGGTCTACGCGCGTGGCTGA
- a CDS encoding glycerol-3-phosphate dehydrogenase/oxidase — translation MPRNRDDTLDQLRRDGAFDVVVVGGGINGIGVYRELSLQGLRVLLVERNDFCSGCSAAPSRMIHGGLRYLENGEFDLVWESLRERDALLVNAPHMVRPLPTTIPIGRIFSGLMNGAAGFLGLSSRPASRGALPIKIGLMLYDWTTRHRRLMPKHRFRKAAETMRLWPALSPRLRFSATYHDAWISYPERLGVELVLDTARLAPGSLALNHAEIARSGDGFTVTDRPTGAVLPVTARVIVNATGAWLDEALASLSDQGEAAEPFISGTKGSHLILDCPALHQALHGHMIFFENDDGRVCILFPYLGKVLAGSTDIRVDRADRVRCEPEERDYILEAVREVFPGVAVSADDVVYSYSGIRPLPRSDQAFTGRISRGHSVRPMGGLIPQFCMIGGKWTTFRAFAEQTADVVLAELGRPRLTDTIGLPIGGGAGFPKNPADLVAELAGRGIAWQRAAWLADAYGTRARDVLDFCLARSDDVPLAAGGVITAAEIVFLTRSEWAVRLEDMLLRRTPLSIRGDVSMAIIAAAAAAMAGELGWDDQRRAGEIDDFVRDLADYHGVSREMLQRRDEDGRQG, via the coding sequence ATGCCCCGAAACAGAGACGACACTCTGGACCAGCTGCGCCGCGACGGCGCCTTCGACGTCGTCGTCGTGGGCGGCGGCATCAACGGCATCGGCGTCTACCGGGAGCTTTCGCTGCAGGGGCTCAGGGTGCTGCTGGTCGAGCGCAACGACTTCTGCTCGGGCTGCAGCGCGGCACCCTCGCGGATGATCCATGGCGGGCTGCGCTACCTCGAGAACGGCGAGTTCGACCTCGTCTGGGAATCGCTGCGCGAGCGCGACGCGCTGCTCGTCAACGCGCCGCACATGGTGCGGCCGCTGCCGACGACGATCCCGATCGGCCGGATCTTCTCCGGGCTGATGAACGGGGCCGCCGGGTTCCTCGGCCTGTCGAGCCGGCCGGCGAGCCGCGGCGCGCTGCCGATCAAGATCGGGCTGATGCTCTACGACTGGACGACCAGGCACCGCCGCCTGATGCCGAAGCACCGTTTCCGCAAAGCGGCCGAGACGATGCGGCTGTGGCCGGCGCTGTCGCCGCGGCTGCGGTTTTCGGCCACCTACCACGACGCCTGGATCAGCTATCCCGAGCGGCTGGGCGTGGAACTGGTGCTCGACACCGCGCGGCTGGCGCCCGGAAGCCTGGCGCTGAACCATGCCGAGATCGCGCGCTCGGGCGACGGCTTCACCGTCACCGACCGGCCGACGGGCGCCGTCCTGCCGGTGACGGCACGCGTGATCGTCAACGCCACCGGCGCGTGGCTCGACGAGGCGCTGGCGAGCCTCTCGGACCAGGGGGAGGCGGCGGAGCCCTTCATCTCGGGGACCAAGGGATCGCACCTGATCCTCGACTGCCCGGCGCTGCACCAGGCGCTGCACGGCCACATGATCTTCTTCGAGAACGACGACGGCCGGGTGTGCATCCTGTTTCCCTATCTGGGCAAGGTGCTGGCCGGATCGACCGACATCAGGGTGGACAGGGCCGACCGGGTGCGCTGCGAGCCGGAGGAGCGGGACTATATCCTGGAGGCGGTGCGGGAGGTGTTTCCGGGCGTCGCGGTCTCGGCCGACGACGTCGTCTACAGCTACAGCGGCATCCGGCCCTTGCCCCGCAGCGACCAGGCGTTCACGGGACGCATCTCGCGCGGCCATTCCGTCCGGCCGATGGGCGGCCTGATCCCGCAGTTCTGCATGATCGGCGGCAAGTGGACGACGTTCCGCGCCTTCGCCGAACAGACCGCCGACGTGGTGCTGGCCGAACTCGGCCGCCCCCGGCTCACCGACACGATCGGGCTGCCGATCGGCGGCGGAGCCGGGTTCCCGAAGAACCCCGCCGATCTCGTGGCCGAGCTGGCCGGCCGCGGCATCGCCTGGCAGCGCGCCGCCTGGCTCGCCGACGCCTACGGCACGCGCGCCCGCGACGTGCTCGACTTCTGCCTCGCCCGCAGCGACGATGTACCGCTGGCTGCGGGCGGCGTCATCACGGCGGCCGAGATCGTCTTCCTGACGCGCAGCGAATGGGCGGTGCGGCTGGAGGACATGCTGTTGCGGCGCACGCCGCTTTCGATCCGCGGCGACGTGTCGATGGCGATCATCGCGGCCGCCGCCGCGGCCATGGCAGGGGAGCTCGGCTGGGACGACCAACGCCGGGCAGGCGAGATCGACGATTTCGTCCGCGACCTCGCGGATTATCACGGCGTCTCGCGCGAGATGCTTCAACGACGAGACGAGGACGGGAGACAGGGATGA
- a CDS encoding aldo/keto reductase, translated as MSHEMITREIGRSGITASAIGLGTWAIGGWMWGGTDEAASVAAIQASIDEGVSLIDTAPAYGQGVAEEIVGKAIRGRREAVVLATKCGLVWHTRKGNHFFDYDGRPVHRHLGRESIVHEVEQSLRRLGTDHIDLYITHWQDPTTPVEETVAALQDLKRQGKIRAIGASNLSVAELEAYVAAGGLDAIQEEYSMVKRGIERTLLPVCLREGISVLSYSSLALGLLSGRIGPERVFSGDDLRRDNPRFSIANREKVARLMAEIAPIAAVHDATPAQIVIAWTIRQPGITFSLCGARNPDQARENARAGRIRLSDTDITTISEAATRHLIDLDA; from the coding sequence ATGTCGCATGAGATGATCACACGGGAGATCGGCCGGTCGGGCATCACGGCCTCGGCGATCGGGCTCGGCACCTGGGCCATCGGCGGCTGGATGTGGGGCGGGACCGACGAGGCCGCCTCGGTCGCCGCCATCCAGGCCTCGATCGACGAGGGCGTGAGCCTGATCGACACCGCGCCGGCCTACGGGCAGGGGGTCGCGGAGGAGATCGTCGGAAAGGCGATCCGCGGCCGGCGTGAGGCGGTGGTGCTGGCCACCAAATGCGGGCTCGTGTGGCATACGCGGAAGGGCAACCACTTCTTCGACTATGACGGCCGGCCGGTGCATCGCCACCTCGGGCGCGAGTCGATCGTCCACGAGGTGGAACAGAGCCTGCGGCGGCTCGGCACCGACCACATCGACCTCTACATCACGCATTGGCAGGACCCGACGACGCCTGTGGAAGAGACGGTGGCGGCGCTGCAGGACCTGAAGCGGCAGGGCAAGATCCGGGCGATCGGCGCGAGCAATCTCTCGGTGGCCGAGCTCGAGGCCTATGTCGCGGCGGGCGGCCTGGATGCCATCCAGGAGGAATACAGCATGGTGAAGCGCGGCATCGAGCGGACGCTGCTGCCGGTCTGCCTGCGCGAGGGCATCTCGGTGCTGTCCTATTCGTCGCTGGCGCTCGGCCTGCTGTCGGGACGCATCGGGCCGGAGCGGGTGTTCTCCGGCGACGACCTGCGCCGGGACAATCCGCGATTCTCGATCGCCAACCGCGAGAAGGTGGCGCGGCTGATGGCCGAAATCGCCCCGATCGCCGCCGTGCATGACGCGACGCCCGCCCAGATCGTCATCGCCTGGACGATCCGGCAGCCCGGGATCACATTCTCGCTCTGCGGCGCGCGCAACCCCGACCAGGCGCGCGAGAACGCCCGGGCCGGGCGTATCCGCCTGTCTGACACGGACATCACGACGATAAGCGAGGCAGCCACGCGCCATCTGATCGACCTCGACGCCTGA
- a CDS encoding sugar-binding transcriptional regulator: MADNKDDFEAIRQIYTVLMLHFVDGMKQSDIAQAMNLSASKVNRLIAQGRKLGMVKIAIESPFQRLVELERRLTAARGVSSIVTPAVAGSPDTTLQQVGRAAANQVLETLRDGDVIAITGGRAVSAVVENMQPERAFDVTVVPLTGGVQGKFYTDVNHLASRLAERLGGRTMLVHAPLFAESRKQRDMLIEMASIREVFDLARKAAIALVGIGSIVTPGSSYYDLHPLPDLDRENLIRSGVRGEFLAHLIREDGTVADHPFNSRLVALEPAELAACPRRIGVAAGPAKVLPIRAALNGRFLDTLVVDEETAASVLETLEPLQNVA, encoded by the coding sequence ATGGCGGACAACAAGGACGATTTCGAAGCGATCCGGCAGATCTACACGGTGCTGATGCTGCATTTCGTGGACGGCATGAAGCAGTCGGACATCGCCCAGGCGATGAACCTGTCGGCCTCGAAGGTGAACCGGCTGATCGCCCAAGGGCGCAAGCTCGGCATGGTGAAGATCGCCATCGAGAGCCCGTTCCAGCGGCTGGTCGAGCTGGAGCGGCGGCTGACCGCGGCCCGGGGCGTGTCGAGCATCGTCACGCCGGCCGTCGCGGGGAGCCCGGACACGACGCTGCAGCAGGTGGGACGGGCGGCGGCCAACCAGGTGCTGGAGACGCTGCGCGACGGCGACGTGATCGCGATCACCGGCGGTCGGGCAGTGAGCGCGGTGGTGGAGAACATGCAGCCCGAGCGCGCCTTCGACGTGACCGTGGTGCCGCTGACCGGCGGCGTGCAGGGCAAGTTCTACACCGACGTCAACCATCTGGCCTCGCGACTTGCCGAGCGCCTCGGCGGCCGCACCATGCTGGTGCACGCGCCGCTGTTCGCCGAGAGCCGAAAGCAGCGCGACATGCTGATCGAGATGGCCTCGATCAGGGAGGTGTTCGACCTCGCCCGCAAAGCCGCGATCGCGCTGGTGGGCATCGGCTCGATCGTCACGCCGGGCTCGAGCTATTACGACCTGCATCCGCTGCCCGACCTCGACCGGGAGAACCTGATCCGCAGCGGCGTGCGCGGCGAATTCCTGGCGCATCTGATCCGCGAGGACGGGACGGTGGCCGACCATCCGTTCAATTCGCGCCTCGTGGCGCTCGAACCGGCCGAACTGGCGGCCTGCCCGCGCCGGATCGGCGTCGCGGCGGGGCCGGCGAAGGTCCTGCCGATCCGCGCCGCCCTCAACGGCCGCTTCCTCGACACCCTTGTCGTGGACGAGGAGACCGCCGCCTCCGTGCTCGAAACCCTGGAGCCCCTGCAGAATGTCGCATGA